A region of the Granulicella aggregans genome:
GGCTTGGCGTCGACGCTCCATTGAAGACGAGCACGGCGATGGAGCCGTCAGGATTCTTGAAGGCGACGTCCTCGACGTTGCCGCTGCCGAAGGTGTTGGATTCGATGCGATAGGCACCTGTCTGGACGTACTTTGCGAGGTGGCCGAGAACGTAGTACTCAACATTGCGAGTGACAACGGCAGTGCTGGTGCTGTCGTCGATGGTGACCACGCCGCGGCAGTTGGTGCAGCCGTGTTGCACGGTCGGGCCACCATTCTGATCGAGTGCGAGGTTCCAGAAGACTACGGTCTTGCCCCAGTTGCGAAGGACATTGATGACCTGCCCCTCGGTATCATTCGCCAGGTTCTGGCCGAAGTACGGAGCGTAGGAGCCTCCGGTGCACTCTGTGAAGTAGATGGGCACATCCGCAGCGAGATCATGCAGTGCGTTCTGCGCGTCCGCCACGTTGCCTGCGTAGCAATGGAAGGACACGCCAGCTAAGAATTGACGTACTTGCGGATTTTCGGCCAGCGTCTCCGGATACTTCGGGTTGTCCCAGTTGTGCTCGTAGCCAAGGATTCCCGGGGGCGCGTCTTCCCGACTTCTCAGGTTGCCAGCAAATGGTTGGGCCGCGAAGTTCCAGTCGGCATTCCGGAAACGGCTGTGTTGGAGCTGAGGGCCCAGATACCTGGCGATGAACTCGCCCTCGTCCGCGGGGTTCATGAACATAGAGGGATAGCCGCTGGTCTCATAAAGCGGCTCATTCTGGACGGCGACGTAGTCAACCGGAATGCCGTTGGCCCTATAGGCCTGGATAAACTTGTCGAAGTAGAGCGCCAGGGCAGGGAAGTTGGCTTTATTGAAGCTCCCGCCATCCACCGTTCCTGTGGTCTTCATCCAGGCGGGCGGCGACCATGGAAGAGCCAGCACCTTGATGTCAGGGTTTGCCGCAAACGCCGCTTTGATCGTCGGAATGATGTAGGCCTGATCGTGCGCGATAGAGAATTGGGCCATCTCCGGATCGGTCTCGCCAGGGGCGACGTCATCGTAGGTGTAGGTGCTGAGCGAGAGGTCCGTCGCTCCCATCGGCTGGCGAAGGAAGCTGAGATGAATTCCGGAGGGGCTGAACAGGTCGTTCATCAGATCGGTGCGCTGTGTGGCCGAGAGCTTATTCATCACGAGATAGGCGTCGGAGTCGTTGAAGGTTCCGCCGACGCCTTCGAGTTGCTGGTACTTGATGGTGTCATCGATATTGATGGCAGTCTGGGCGGCTGTGCCGGTTGTGAAGACGAGCGGTGTTTGCGGAGCGAGGAGAGCTGACTGATCGCCGTTGGTTTGCACGACGTTGACCGTTTGCGCTGCGCCCGTCAGGCACCCAAGCAGCAGCGCGCTCATGCAGAAAATCGTTTTAGACATATCGAATGGACGAACGCGCATCTTCGCTACCCTCTGGCGATCTGAAGTGATTGCGCTCAGACAATCGATTGTCTAAGCGAACAACAGATACACGAGCACCTGCGCGTCCGTCAAGGCGGCCGCCTCTTCATATCGCTGGGATGCGCGAGAATACCTCTCGTTCGTTGGGTTGATGAAGTGTTCGGGGACTGATGCCGCACCGGCCGCAGATCTCCTCGTGGACTGGACCAGTTTGCGCGGAACTCCCGGACAGGAGAAAACTTGTCTGGATAGGACAACGAACGGACGTCAAATCTGATAAACTCATATTTGTTGTTCCGACGACTCACTTGGTATCCGCTTCGTGCGCGTAGACGCCGAGCGTCAAACCGAAGTTTCGATAAGTTGGGAGAGACCGTCTCACACGTCGTGAAACGTTTGATCCTAAAGGTTTGTTATCGAGATAGTCGAAATCAACTTTGGGGACGTAGCTCAGTTGGTTAGAGCGCTGCCCTGTCACGGCAGAGGTCGCGGGTTCGAGCCCCGTCGTCCCCGCCATACAAAGCAAAGAACTTAGCTTCGTATGGGACCTAAAGTGACAACCCATAACCCATCCCACAAATTACTGCACTAAACGACTTCCAAGCCCTACCGCGCTTAGGTAAGCCCCTTGTGCCGCCTGCTTTTCGTCCCTGTCATCCTGCATATAGAGATTAAGCGTGGTCTTCACGTTGGCATGCCTCAGCATGCCTCGGACCGTCTTTGGAGCGACCTTACCCTGATTCACTAGACACGTGGAAAGGCTGTGTCTCAGGTTGTGGGTTCCAAAGCGCTGGCCCTTCGTGATCGCCACTCCGGCGGATATGGCTGCCGGTCGCAGATGGTCGTTGACGAAAATGGATGAAGAGAGCGGCACTTTCCCGAATGCCCTCAGTGACGGGAATACGAAGTCCGTATCTCGTCCATGGGGCGTGATGATGTGCCAGTCCCTCAGATACTCAGCCAGTACCGGATGCATCGGTACATGCCCGTTTGAAGCCTCTGTCTTGGTGTCGCCGTCTTCACCCTTCGCCCAGCGCTTCGATATCCGGATCTGTCCCTCTTCCCAAAGCACGTCGGACCAGCGAAGCGACAAAACCTTGGAAGACCGAAGCGCCGTTTTGCCGGTCATGATGGACGAGGTCGGTGTAGCGTCCTTGAGGATGTGGTCGAGAGCGGCTTGCTTGTTCATCCCCGCGGTGGTGAAAAGCGGGTTGCATCCGGAAGTGGCATAGCCGGTAAAACCGTCCGGTGTCATGGGGTCACGGCGTATCTGAAGCGATATCTTGCATGGTCCGCGCTCCGGCGTTGGTTTCGGAGCTATTGGCAGTATTCGAGCCGCTGACGGTTTAGCCGGCGCGGGTGGGTCGCTGAAGGCGATACGGGCATTGTGAATAGCCCACGGGGCGATATAGAAGACGCCGAAGAGGGCGGCTCCTGCCCAGATTAATTGCGCTGTTTGTCAGTTACTTGCATGGGGCTCTCCTTTGGGTTCGGGAACCGTTCGATGGCTTCAAGGGGCACTGTCAAGTAACGATGCTCAGGTGCAAATGAGTCGGAGGCTAGCGAGATGATGAACAGGAATGTAGGAAGAACGATCTTCAAGAGACTGCGGAATTTCTTCGGAGTCGGCGCTCTGATTTTGGCAGGTTGCGCGGGGTCTTGGATCTCTGCTGTGGCGCAACAGCCTAGCGCCACAACTGTCCAAACGAGCGCCGAAACTCCAGCGCTTCCATCTCCGGGGACGTACACGATAGATCCGCGTCACAGTTTTGCCTATTTCAGCGCCTGGCACCATCTGGTGGGACGTGTGCCTGGCCGTTTTGACCAGGTTTCAGGGACCATCACCGCATCGCCGTATCCAGCCGCTTGCAGCGTCGACGTCACGATCGATGTTGCTACGATCAGCACGCAGGTCAGCCAACGTGATGACGATCTTCGCACTGACTCCTATTTTCATGTGAAGAAGTTCTTGACAATGACCTATCAAGGCCAGGGCATCCATCGTGTCTTGGCAGATCTCTGGAGGATGGACGGTCCGCTGACCGTGCATGGCGTTACCAAAGTAGTGCCGCTCACCTTCAAATACAGCGGCGTCTTCTCCGATCCAAGACCGAATCAGCCGGCGGGAGTCGCGTTCCATGGAACCGCAGCCACAAGTGCGTTGAATTCGGCATGGGGGCGCGCGACAATGCGGCAGAAGTGGGCGACTTAACGGCACCCGATGTCGAGATCGACGTTGAAGCAGACGCAAAACCCACTACTCCCTAAAATGAGTCTCCGCAATTTCCGTTGTGGGCAAATCGCTGATGCACTCATCGACGGCAGACTGGTCGCCGGAGACTAGCGTACTAAAAGTTGCGAAGACTTCCTCTTCGGCAACTACTGCTCCAGTAGCCAAACCTCGGCTACCTGTCTTCCGCGCCCACTGCCGCCGCTGCCATCAGGACCGATCCAGCTGAGGCTCAACTTGCCGTCGGCGACTGCTCGCTCTGGGATTGAAAACTCAACCGTCTCAGGGTTGGACTTGCGAAGGCGGGCAGGATGGATCTCCACGCTGCCATTTGCGACAAGGCGGAGCGGCAAGGCATAGTCTTCACCTGCATAAGTGACGCGCAGCAGATAGGAGCGGCGCGGGTCGAGACCGTTGTACTTCAGCTCGAGCCGCGTCTCATAGAGCGTCTCCGCATAATCGAGCCATGAGAGCCGCCAGCCGTCGGCTAGCGTGCGGTCGGCTATCCCGTCGATAGCGGTCTCATACATCTCTGGATCGCTTTGCCAGACCGCACCGCGCACCAGGTGTGGCTCCGCCGCAGGATCGCCGAGATCGTCGTAGATCGCTCTTGGCGAGGGCTCGCTCCAGTGTGCGATGCGATGCAAAGCCGCGGTGCGAGCCGTCTCCCCCGGAAGCTTCAATGCTTCATCCATCGCATGGTTCAGCCACGCCGACTCAATCAGCGGCGTATCGACGCGGTCGAGATTGGCACCGCGCTCCCAGTTCGATGCACCATAGAGCTTCACGCTGAGTTGAATGCCTATGTTGTGGAACAGCAGTCCCGCCAGCGTAAACAGCCGGTCGTGTTCGCTCTGTTCCATCGCATCAGGAGCGCTGCCGTCGAGCATCTTGCGCGCAACAGCAACTCGGCCGGCACTCGGTCCGGTGTTCGCATCCAAAGCAGCAAGTGCCTCGGCCTCGCTTTTGCGTTCGCGGCGGAGTTTGCGCTGCAGATAGTCGTCGTAGATCCCGCGATAGAGCAGCATCTCCCATGCACCGTTGCCTTCGGTCTGAATTGGCGTTGATTCTCGTTGAAGGGTCTCAAGCGTTTGCACTGTTCGAGGTATTTGAGGGTTCATCTCCAGAGGTCCCAGCCAATTATCTTCAAGTCCCTTTATGGCGTTGACCGCAAGCTGCCGCTGGAT
Encoded here:
- a CDS encoding YceI family protein, yielding MNRNVGRTIFKRLRNFFGVGALILAGCAGSWISAVAQQPSATTVQTSAETPALPSPGTYTIDPRHSFAYFSAWHHLVGRVPGRFDQVSGTITASPYPAACSVDVTIDVATISTQVSQRDDDLRTDSYFHVKKFLTMTYQGQGIHRVLADLWRMDGPLTVHGVTKVVPLTFKYSGVFSDPRPNQPAGVAFHGTAATSALNSAWGRATMRQKWAT
- a CDS encoding tyrosine-type recombinase/integrase translates to MTPDGFTGYATSGCNPLFTTAGMNKQAALDHILKDATPTSSIMTGKTALRSSKVLSLRWSDVLWEEGQIRISKRWAKGEDGDTKTEASNGHVPMHPVLAEYLRDWHIITPHGRDTDFVFPSLRAFGKVPLSSSIFVNDHLRPAAISAGVAITKGQRFGTHNLRHSLSTCLVNQGKVAPKTVRGMLRHANVKTTLNLYMQDDRDEKQAAQGAYLSAVGLGSRLVQ
- a CDS encoding carbohydrate-binding protein; amino-acid sequence: MSALLLGCLTGAAQTVNVVQTNGDQSALLAPQTPLVFTTGTAAQTAINIDDTIKYQQLEGVGGTFNDSDAYLVMNKLSATQRTDLMNDLFSPSGIHLSFLRQPMGATDLSLSTYTYDDVAPGETDPEMAQFSIAHDQAYIIPTIKAAFAANPDIKVLALPWSPPAWMKTTGTVDGGSFNKANFPALALYFDKFIQAYRANGIPVDYVAVQNEPLYETSGYPSMFMNPADEGEFIARYLGPQLQHSRFRNADWNFAAQPFAGNLRSREDAPPGILGYEHNWDNPKYPETLAENPQVRQFLAGVSFHCYAGNVADAQNALHDLAADVPIYFTECTGGSYAPYFGQNLANDTEGQVINVLRNWGKTVVFWNLALDQNGGPTVQHGCTNCRGVVTIDDSTSTAVVTRNVEYYVLGHLAKYVQTGAYRIESNTFGSGNVEDVAFKNPDGSIAVLVFNGASTPSQFSLNWKGKTASYTLPAGSVATFSWAGYTGNTFDVTSGPASQTVAPGGHTFFTVDVNHYGNDQGNVKLGVTGLPGGAYSELYPLPFTNKYFLPLETQKSVASGSYPVTITGRQGNAEATSTVNLTVGGQETPYLGSASTVPGLIQAENFDNGGNYVGYFNLDATDQGSAPGYRPGTTVGIEGTGDTGGGYDVGYTKEGEYLRYTVNVTQPGIYNLQTRVASPGPGGYYHVSFDGQNKTGTLFVPVTNGFQTYVTQVSPSFQLTSGQHVMQVSLDGNGPTGGMGNFNWFSLQAPAPSTAFSGTASSIPGLIQAEDFDAGGKSIAYWNGATQNGGGANYRPGETVYIETSSDTGGGYDVGNPQPGDWLNYTVNISQARRYTLQVRVANGVGGGVFHFKLDGERVTPAISVPETGGYQTWQTLEVPDVPLPQGQHTLQLVMDSGGYYNAVGNFNWFSLN